The following proteins are co-located in the Egibacteraceae bacterium genome:
- the recD gene encoding exodeoxyribonuclease V subunit alpha translates to MTAWEDTAALPEPEAPPRDPFDAALVRRAGGLLHAFNEAGVLRPADVHVAATLGRLCREEDETVLLAAALAVRAPRLGHTCVDLDRVRETVVVDADIPTDLDALPWPGSGWVAAVRSSPLTAPGDTDRGPLRLAGARLYLDRYWRYEQRVLDDLRRRVAAPDAPVDADRLGAGLDRLFPHGAEQPDLQRRAAATALARHFTVIAGGPGTGKTTTVVKVLALLADERAGGELPRVALAAPTGKAADRVAQAVHRGVGALDVDDGVRRWLLGLEASTVHRLLGRRPGSDTRFRHDRDNPLPHDVVVVDEASMVSLALMAKLLGAVGPDTRLVFIGDPDQLASVEAGAVLGDIVGPLRAGASTPVAAVTAPAVTAPPHRGGDAAGRSDNDEAEATRRGLADAIVVLRRRHRFAEDSGIAALAQAIGSGDGEAAITLLASGRDDLRWISALGDETAREGPAMGPVRDAVAAAAAPVFAAARAGDGAGALEALGSLRVLCAHRRGSVGVTAWVPAVERWLAARDFDVGGAWYLGRPVLVTRNDYQMNLRNGDVGVVVAGPGGEPTVAFPAADGVRAVSPVRLEDHETVHAMTVHKSQGSQFGHVLVVLPEPGSPILTRELLYTAVTRAESTVTVVGAAEAVRAAVERPIQRASGLRAALWGTSRPRRAPAAQR, encoded by the coding sequence GTGACCGCGTGGGAGGACACGGCGGCGCTGCCCGAGCCCGAGGCGCCGCCCCGCGACCCCTTCGACGCCGCCCTCGTGCGGCGAGCCGGTGGCCTGCTGCACGCGTTCAACGAGGCCGGCGTCCTCCGTCCGGCCGACGTGCACGTGGCCGCCACGCTCGGGCGGCTGTGCCGCGAGGAGGACGAGACGGTGCTGCTCGCCGCAGCGCTCGCCGTGCGTGCCCCCCGCCTCGGTCACACCTGCGTCGACCTCGACCGGGTGCGCGAGACCGTCGTCGTCGACGCTGACATTCCCACCGACCTCGACGCGCTGCCCTGGCCCGGCAGCGGCTGGGTGGCCGCCGTGCGCTCCAGCCCGCTCACCGCGCCCGGCGACACGGACCGCGGTCCGCTGCGGCTGGCGGGCGCCCGGCTGTACCTCGACCGCTACTGGCGCTACGAGCAGCGGGTCCTCGACGACCTGCGCCGGCGGGTGGCGGCCCCGGACGCGCCGGTCGACGCGGACCGGCTCGGTGCCGGCCTCGACCGGCTGTTCCCGCACGGCGCCGAGCAGCCCGACCTCCAGCGCCGCGCGGCCGCCACCGCCCTCGCGCGCCACTTCACCGTCATCGCCGGCGGCCCGGGCACGGGCAAGACCACGACGGTGGTGAAGGTGCTCGCCCTGCTCGCCGACGAGCGCGCCGGCGGTGAGCTCCCCCGCGTGGCCCTGGCCGCGCCGACCGGCAAGGCCGCCGATCGGGTGGCCCAGGCCGTCCACCGCGGTGTGGGGGCGCTCGACGTCGACGACGGCGTGCGGCGGTGGCTCCTCGGCCTGGAGGCGTCGACGGTGCACCGACTGCTCGGCCGGCGCCCCGGAAGCGACACCCGCTTCCGCCACGACCGGGACAACCCGCTGCCGCACGACGTCGTCGTCGTCGACGAGGCGTCGATGGTGTCGCTCGCCCTTATGGCGAAGCTGCTCGGCGCGGTGGGGCCCGACACGCGCCTCGTGTTCATCGGCGACCCCGACCAGCTCGCCTCCGTGGAGGCCGGGGCGGTCCTCGGCGACATCGTCGGGCCCCTTCGCGCGGGCGCGAGCACGCCGGTCGCAGCGGTGACCGCCCCCGCGGTGACCGCGCCGCCCCATCGTGGGGGCGACGCCGCGGGGCGGTCCGACAACGACGAGGCCGAGGCGACCCGGCGGGGACTGGCGGACGCGATCGTCGTGCTGCGCCGGAGGCACCGCTTCGCCGAGGACTCGGGCATCGCGGCGCTCGCGCAGGCCATCGGCAGCGGCGACGGCGAGGCCGCCATCACGCTCCTCGCGAGCGGGCGCGACGACCTGCGCTGGATTTCCGCGCTCGGTGACGAGACGGCGCGCGAGGGCCCCGCCATGGGCCCGGTGCGGGACGCAGTGGCTGCCGCCGCCGCGCCGGTGTTCGCCGCGGCGCGTGCCGGCGACGGTGCCGGCGCGCTCGAGGCGCTCGGGTCCCTGCGGGTGCTGTGCGCCCACCGCCGCGGCTCCGTCGGGGTGACGGCCTGGGTGCCGGCGGTGGAGCGGTGGCTCGCGGCCCGCGACTTCGACGTGGGCGGTGCGTGGTACCTCGGACGCCCGGTCCTCGTCACCCGCAACGACTACCAGATGAACCTCCGCAACGGCGACGTGGGGGTCGTCGTCGCGGGGCCCGGCGGGGAGCCTACCGTGGCGTTCCCGGCTGCGGACGGGGTTCGCGCGGTGAGCCCCGTGCGCCTGGAGGACCACGAGACCGTGCACGCGATGACCGTGCACAAGAGCCAGGGCTCGCAGTTCGGCCACGTCCTCGTCGTGCTGCCCGAACCGGGCTCGCCGATCCTCACCCGCGAGCTGCTCTACACGGCGGTGACCCGCGCCGAGTCGACGGTCACCGTGGTCGGCGCCGCTGAGGCCGTGCGCGCCGCCGTCGAGCGCCCGATCCAGCGCGCGTCGGGCCTGCGCGCGGCCCTGTGGGGAACCTCCCGCCCACGCAGGGCTCCCGCAGCGCAGCGGTAG